A region from the Desulfurispira natronophila genome encodes:
- a CDS encoding efflux RND transporter periplasmic adaptor subunit, with the protein MSQPKKNRGRLLAGTIIVVITIALLVVFLQRTTDEAADTAQQSHRQPIPVELDTVQTMDMERTIRGLGTLQARSEVTLRPEVAGRIESRHFREGSLVEAGDVLFKIDDEKLRLQYDARQAGVRATRAALQDARQNFERQQQLRERGVASQDELDRARTAYERATAELERMEAETAVTLAQLNDTTIVAPFTGIVAHRQVDTGTFVSTADSLVTIYKLDPIDITFSVPERHMGQVQEGQQVQVTVTAYPGEYFAGEVTYVSPAVSQASRTFLVKAELDNEEGRLKPGAFATAQVTVSSHRDRMVVPQEALVATRQGYSIFVVDEDSTAQRQEVSTGMRQGDLVEILEGLEPGQTIVRLGHMRLEDGNQVRNVDEES; encoded by the coding sequence ATGTCTCAACCGAAAAAAAATCGAGGCCGTCTTTTGGCGGGTACGATAATTGTCGTCATCACAATAGCACTGCTGGTAGTTTTTCTGCAGCGCACTACCGATGAAGCTGCCGATACAGCGCAGCAATCACATCGCCAGCCGATACCAGTGGAACTTGACACCGTGCAAACCATGGACATGGAGCGAACTATCCGGGGTCTCGGGACGCTGCAGGCACGCTCCGAAGTTACCTTACGCCCGGAAGTAGCCGGACGTATTGAGTCCCGTCATTTCCGCGAGGGCAGCCTGGTTGAGGCCGGTGATGTGCTCTTTAAGATTGATGATGAAAAGCTGCGCCTGCAATACGATGCCCGTCAGGCCGGTGTGCGCGCGACCCGTGCTGCCCTGCAGGATGCCCGTCAGAACTTTGAGCGACAGCAACAGCTACGAGAGCGAGGAGTCGCTTCCCAAGACGAGCTGGACCGGGCCCGCACAGCTTATGAGCGTGCCACGGCAGAACTGGAGCGCATGGAAGCGGAAACAGCCGTTACGCTCGCCCAGCTCAATGATACCACCATCGTCGCTCCCTTCACCGGAATTGTTGCCCATCGCCAGGTGGACACCGGAACATTTGTCAGTACCGCCGATTCGCTGGTGACCATCTACAAGCTCGACCCCATCGACATCACTTTCTCAGTCCCCGAGCGACACATGGGACAGGTGCAGGAGGGGCAACAGGTGCAGGTAACGGTGACCGCCTATCCCGGGGAATACTTTGCCGGCGAGGTGACCTATGTCAGCCCGGCCGTCAGCCAGGCCAGCCGCACCTTTCTTGTCAAGGCGGAGCTTGATAACGAAGAGGGACGTCTCAAGCCCGGTGCCTTTGCCACAGCCCAGGTGACCGTGAGTTCGCACCGGGATCGCATGGTCGTCCCCCAGGAAGCTCTGGTAGCAACACGACAGGGCTACAGTATTTTTGTCGTGGATGAGGACAGCACCGCCCAGCGGCAAGAGGTGAGTACCGGCATGCGCCAGGGTGATCTGGTAGAAATCCTGGAGGGCCTTGAGCCAGGACAGACCATTGTCCGCCTTGGTCACATGCGCCTGGAAGATGGCAACCAGGTGCGCAATGTTGATGAAGAATCCTGA
- a CDS encoding TetR/AcrR family transcriptional regulator, producing the protein MSKKTPRHRDEELAARRRDEILEAAVPIFAHHGYRQTDVQMVVDALSIGKGTIYRYFTTKEELFLSCVDLGMRQLNERLDQAQEHCSDLVQRTEEFIRAFFAFFDEYPEYAELLIQERAEFKDRPEPTFLSYRQARMENAQDVIDQLVAEGRMRPLPMMQVVDYMTNFLYGTLFTNCFSLSQRSLTELADEAIDILFYGLFVQDQSQSGRSVQ; encoded by the coding sequence ATGAGCAAAAAAACACCTCGTCACCGTGACGAGGAGCTTGCTGCCCGCCGTCGCGATGAAATTTTGGAGGCCGCGGTTCCTATATTTGCCCACCACGGCTACCGCCAAACTGACGTGCAGATGGTGGTAGATGCCCTGAGCATTGGCAAAGGTACCATCTATCGGTACTTCACCACCAAAGAAGAGCTTTTTCTCTCTTGCGTTGACCTTGGAATGCGCCAATTAAATGAGCGCCTGGACCAAGCACAGGAGCACTGTAGCGATCTGGTGCAACGCACCGAAGAGTTTATTCGAGCTTTCTTTGCTTTTTTTGACGAATATCCGGAGTATGCCGAGCTTCTTATTCAGGAGCGGGCCGAGTTCAAGGATCGCCCCGAACCAACATTTTTATCGTACCGACAGGCTCGCATGGAAAATGCGCAGGATGTGATCGACCAGTTGGTTGCCGAGGGTCGCATGCGCCCCCTGCCCATGATGCAGGTAGTGGATTACATGACCAACTTTCTTTACGGCACCCTCTTTACCAACTGTTTTTCCCTCAGTCAGCGTTCACTGACAGAATTAGCTGATGAGGCCATTGATATTCTTTTTTACGGCCTGTTTGTGCAGGACCAATCCCAGAGTGGCAGGAGTGTGCAGTAA
- a CDS encoding DciA family protein yields MNSPKRVNTVLQSLLHQYQLDEELGQYQVAARWEEIVGESMARCTRVTRVQADRIHVVTNEHRFLFPLSLLKPKILRSIKELGLGTYHDITFSYSNRHTFPEAPPPPPKQRELLPEEEQWCHEQAARLDGDLAEIFSRLVARDLRSR; encoded by the coding sequence ATGAACTCCCCCAAGCGTGTCAATACGGTGCTGCAGTCACTGCTGCACCAGTACCAGTTAGATGAGGAGCTAGGCCAATACCAGGTAGCTGCCCGCTGGGAGGAGATCGTCGGGGAATCCATGGCACGCTGCACCCGCGTTACGCGGGTGCAGGCCGATCGTATTCACGTGGTCACCAATGAACACCGTTTTCTCTTTCCCCTCTCCCTGCTGAAGCCTAAAATTCTGCGCTCCATTAAAGAACTGGGACTGGGCACCTACCACGACATCACTTTTTCCTACTCCAATCGCCACACCTTCCCCGAAGCCCCTCCGCCACCACCCAAGCAACGGGAACTGCTGCCTGAAGAGGAACAATGGTGCCATGAGCAGGCCGCTCGCCTTGACGGCGACCTGGCAGAAATCTTCAGCCGACTGGTGGCCAGGGATCTTCGCTCCCGCTAA